A stretch of Cicer arietinum cultivar CDC Frontier isolate Library 1 chromosome 5, Cicar.CDCFrontier_v2.0, whole genome shotgun sequence DNA encodes these proteins:
- the LOC101490827 gene encoding protein LAZ1 homolog 1, whose protein sequence is MFRQRGFMDILCSSIFLFTIVESTSRSGSMWPQNIGVESTGSVSWTVFSASIFVLVALVLSMYLIFEHLASYNQPEEQKFLIGLILMVPVYALESFLSLLDSSAAFNCEVIRDCYEAFALYCFERYLIACLGGEDKTIQFMESMSLTDSSTPLLKETYAYGVVEHPFPLNCFLRDWYLGPEFYQAVKIGIVQYMILKMICALLAMILQSFGVYGEGKFEWRYGYPYLASVLNFSQTWALYCLVQFYSVIKDKLEPIKPLAKFLTFKSIVFLTWWQGVAVAFLFSMGAFKGSLAQELKTRIQDYIICIEMGIAAVVHLYVFPAVPYKRGERCVRNAAVMADYASLGAPPDPAEVRDCERSTRMRLGRNGEREKKPMKFTHNVRDVVLGSGEIIVDDMKFTVSHVVEPVERGIAKINKTFHQISENVKRHDEERRKNTRVKDDSYVVPLRSWRTEFSDVHEKLVEGSVSDGGLPSGRRHIQSKASASRMRR, encoded by the exons ATGTTTCGGCAAAGGGGTTTCATGGATATTCTGTGTTCTTCCATATTTCTTTTTACGATCGTTGAGTCCACTAGCAGATCAGGGAGTATGTGGCCCCAAAACATAGGTGTGGAGTCTACAGGAAGTGTTAGCTGGACAGTCTTCAGTGCAAGTATATTTGTGCTTGTTGCCCTTGTCCTCTCCATGTATCTGATATTCGAGCATTTAGCTTCCTATAATCAGCCTGAG GAGCAGAAGTTTTTGATTGGTCTCATTTTAATGGTTCCTGTCTATGCACTGGAATCG TTTTTGTCCCTATTGGATTCCAGTGCGGCATTTAACTGTGAAGTTATCCGGGATTGCTATGAGGCCTTTGCCTTATATTGCTTTGAAAGATACCTTATAGCTTGCTTAG GTGGTGAGGACAAAACAATTCAATTTATGGAAAGTATGAGCCTAACAGACTCCAGCACTCCTCTCCTGAAAGAAACATATGCATATGGAGTTGTAGAACATCCATTTCCTTTGAATTGCTTCCTAAGAGATTGGTATCTTGGTCCTGAGTTCTATCAAGCTGTGAAAATTGGCATCGTACAATAT ATGATACTGAAAATGATTTGTGCATTGCTGGCAATGATCCTCCAGTCTTTTGGGGTTTATGGAGAGGGGAAGTTTGAATGGAGATATGG GTATCCCTACTTGGCAAGTGTTCTTAATTTTAGTCAGACTTGGGCCCTGTATTGTCTTGTACAGTTCTATTCTGTCATTAAAGATAAATTAGAGCCAATCAAACCATTAGCcaaatttttaacatttaaatcaATAGTCTTCCTAACATGGTGGCAAGGAGTGGCTGTTGCATTTCTTTTTTCGATGGGAGCATTTAAAGGGTCACTGGCTCAGGAGCTAAAGACACGTATTCAAGACTATATCATCTGTATAGAG ATGGGCATTGCTGCAGTTGTGCACCTTTATGTCTTTCCTGCAGTACCTTACAAAAGAGGAGAGAGGTGTGTCCGCAATGCAGCGGTGATGGCTGACTATGCATCACTAGGGGCACCTCCTGATCCTGCAGAGGTTAGAGACTGTGAACGCTCAACTAGAATGCGGCTGGGTCGAAATGGTGAGAGAGAAAAGAAGCCTATGAAGTTTACTCATAATGTTCGTGATGTGGTTCTTGGAAGTGGTGAAATT ATTGTTGATGACATGAAATTTACAGTTTCACATGTGGTAGAACCTGTTGAAAGGGGTATTGCAAAGATAAACAAAACCTTCCATCAAATATCAGAAAATGTAAAACGCCATGATGAAGAGCGGAGGAAAAACACCAGGGTCAAGGATGATAGTTACGTCGTTCCCTTGCGATCATGGAGAACAGAATTTTCTGATGTTCACGAAAAACTTGTGGAAGGAAGTGTCAGTGATGGTGGTTTGCCCAGTGGAAGGAGACATATCCAATCCAAGGCGTCAGCCTCCAGGATGAGAAGATAG
- the LOC101491579 gene encoding WAT1-related protein At1g70260: MEGKNKSSELVAFIVMVIMEGCTIGLTILAKTAITNGMSPFVFIVYTNALSTIILFPSSFLLKQQQDRKEKPLFSLSLFMRFLFLGFTGITMTQTLLFLGLSYSSPILVCAMSHLIPTFNFLLNIIHRKIELNLRSYGIQVQMIGIMVSLMGAIVAEFFKGPLIRHSSHNLRHTKQLFVFSSTPEFWVFGGILLAAASFSVSIGNFIQKETIKQYPEQMKVVSYYTLLGTILSAIVSSILERDANAWKLKSNMELILIVLTATFGGAIRPNIQVWFSRTKGPLYVPQFKPFGIAFATTFGVCFFPNSLHYGSVIGASVIGMGYYTILYGEFKGDIEDEENSDSLDKKIPLLQENMEV, encoded by the exons ATGGAGGGTAAGAATAAAAGTTCAGAATTGGTAGCATTTATAGTGATGGTGATTATGGAAGGGTGCACAATAGGACTAACAATTTTAGCAAAAACAGCAATAACAAATGGAATGAGTCcatttgttttcattgtttataCCAATGCTCTTTCCACTATAATACTCTTTCCTTCTtcctttttattaaaacaacaaCAGGACAG AAAGGAGAAGCCACTTTTTAGTTTATCTTTGTTTATGAGATTCCTGTTCCTTGGTTTTACAGG AATAACAATGACTCAGACACTTTTATTTCTGGGTCTAAGCTATAGTTCTCCAATACTTGTATGTGCCATGAGCCACTTGATTCCAACATTTAATTTCCTGCTCAATATCATTCACAG gaAGATAGAGTTGAATTTAAGAAGTTATGGTATCCAAGTACAAATGATTGGTATAATGGTATCACTAATGGGAGCAATAGTAGCAGAATTCTTCAAAGGACCACTCATAAGACACTCTTCTCACAACCTTAGACACACTAAGCAActttttgtcttttcttcaacACCTGAATTTTGGGTTTTTGGTGGCATTTTGCTTGCTGCTGCTTCCTTCTCTGTTTCAATTGGGAACTTTATTCAA AAAGAAACTATAAAGCAATATCCAGAACAAATGAAGGTGGTTTCTTATTATACCTTGCTTGGGACAATCCTTAGTGCAATAGTCTCATCTATATTGGAGAGAGATGCAAATGCTTGGAAGCTAAAGAGTAACATGGAGCTCATTCTCATTGTTCTAACT GCAACATTTGGAGGTGCGATTCGTCCAAATATTCAAGTTTGGTTCAGCCGAACGAAGGGTCCACTTTACGTACCACAATTCAAGCCCTTTGGTATTGCCTTTGCAACCACTTTTGGAGTTTGCTTCTTTCCTAACAGCCTTCATTATGGAAG TGTGATAGGAGCAAGTGTAATTGGAATGGGCTATTATACAATATTGTATGGAGAATTCAAAGGAGatattgaagatgaagaaaacTCAGATTCTTTGGACAAGAAGATTCCACTTTTGCAAGAAAATATGGAAGTGTAA
- the LOC101491888 gene encoding WAT1-related protein At3g28050-like isoform X1: MVKVTLPFVGMILAECAQTFLIILSKQVMAEGMTSFVFIFYSNSIAALILLPSSFFIHRFQRPPITFSTLSRFFILGLLGYLAQAFGYAGINYSSATLGTAMLNLVPGFTFILAILFGMEQLDWRSSSSLAKLLGTIVSISGAFVATLYKGVALLNGPSPANLSQHQVFSQDSNWILGGLFLAADCVMASAFTIVQASVLKKYPAELIVVFFYCFFVAILSAMTCLVVKSDIGAWSLEPNFRLLAVLYSGVIGSAFQVGVITWCLHQTGPVFVSMFKPIGIVISVVIGVVFLGDAFYLGSLIGAVVIVIGFYSVLWGKSKDIEARSLESRGNQTLLLKDNSSEDI; this comes from the exons ATGGTGAAGGTAACACTTCCCTTTGTTGGGATGATACTTGCAGAATGTGCTCAaacttttttaatcattttgagCAAACAAGTTATGGCGGAAGGAATGACAAGTTTCGTTTTCATTTTCTACTCAAATTCCATCGCTGCCCTCATTCTTCTTCCATCTTCATTCTTCATCCACAGATTTCAACGTCCTCCAATCACTTTTTCCACCCTTTCTCGATTCTTCATACTTGGATTACTCGG TTATTTGGCTCAGGCTTTTGGGTATGCTGGGATAAACTACAGCTCAGCAACACTTGGCACAGCCATGCTCAATCTTGTTCCTGGTTTTACCTTCATACTTGCCATTCTTTTTGG AATGGAACAATTAGATTGGAGAAGCTCAAGCAGCCTAGCTAAATTATTGGGAACGATAGTATCCATTTCCGGTGCTTTTGTTGCTACTTTATACAAGGGTGTTGCACTTCTGAACGGACCATCACCTGCAAACTTATCTCAGCATCAAGTTTTCTCGCAAGATTCTAATTGGATACTCGGAGGATTATTTCTTGCAGCTGATTGTGTGATGGCTTCAGCATTTACTATAGTACAG GCTTCTGTTCTTAAGAAATATCCAGCAGAGTTGATTGTTGTattcttttattgtttttttgtgGCCATTCTATCTGCTATGACCTGTTTGGTTGTCAAAAGCGACATTGGTGCTTGGAGCTTGGAACCCAATTTTAGATTGCTAGCGGTTTTATACTCG GGAGTCATTGGCTCTGCATTTCAGGTTGGTGTTATAACTTGGTGTTTGCACCAGACAGGACCTGTTTTTGTTTCCATGTTCAAGCCCATAGGAATTGTCATATCAGTGGTTATAGGTGTTGTCTTCCTTGGTGATGCATTCTATCTTGGAAG TCTTATTGGTGCTGTTGTGATTGTCATTGGGTTTTATTCTGTATTGTGGGGGAAATCCAAAGATATTGAAGCAAGAAGCTTGGAATCAAGAGGCAACCAAACCCTTCTTTTGAAGGACAACAGTAGTGAAGACATATGA
- the LOC101491888 gene encoding WAT1-related protein At3g28050-like isoform X2 has translation MCSNFFNHFEQTSYGGRNDKFRFHFLLKFHRCPHSSSIFILHPQISTSSNHFFHPFSILHTWITRFIFSYLAQAFGYAGINYSSATLGTAMLNLVPGFTFILAILFGMEQLDWRSSSSLAKLLGTIVSISGAFVATLYKGVALLNGPSPANLSQHQVFSQDSNWILGGLFLAADCVMASAFTIVQASVLKKYPAELIVVFFYCFFVAILSAMTCLVVKSDIGAWSLEPNFRLLAVLYSGVIGSAFQVGVITWCLHQTGPVFVSMFKPIGIVISVVIGVVFLGDAFYLGSLIGAVVIVIGFYSVLWGKSKDIEARSLESRGNQTLLLKDNSSEDI, from the exons ATGTGCTCAaacttttttaatcattttgagCAAACAAGTTATGGCGGAAGGAATGACAAGTTTCGTTTTCATTTTCTACTCAAATTCCATCGCTGCCCTCATTCTTCTTCCATCTTCATTCTTCATCCACAGATTTCAACGTCCTCCAATCACTTTTTCCACCCTTTCTCGATTCTTCATACTTGGATTACTCGG TTTATTTTCAGTTATTTGGCTCAGGCTTTTGGGTATGCTGGGATAAACTACAGCTCAGCAACACTTGGCACAGCCATGCTCAATCTTGTTCCTGGTTTTACCTTCATACTTGCCATTCTTTTTGG AATGGAACAATTAGATTGGAGAAGCTCAAGCAGCCTAGCTAAATTATTGGGAACGATAGTATCCATTTCCGGTGCTTTTGTTGCTACTTTATACAAGGGTGTTGCACTTCTGAACGGACCATCACCTGCAAACTTATCTCAGCATCAAGTTTTCTCGCAAGATTCTAATTGGATACTCGGAGGATTATTTCTTGCAGCTGATTGTGTGATGGCTTCAGCATTTACTATAGTACAG GCTTCTGTTCTTAAGAAATATCCAGCAGAGTTGATTGTTGTattcttttattgtttttttgtgGCCATTCTATCTGCTATGACCTGTTTGGTTGTCAAAAGCGACATTGGTGCTTGGAGCTTGGAACCCAATTTTAGATTGCTAGCGGTTTTATACTCG GGAGTCATTGGCTCTGCATTTCAGGTTGGTGTTATAACTTGGTGTTTGCACCAGACAGGACCTGTTTTTGTTTCCATGTTCAAGCCCATAGGAATTGTCATATCAGTGGTTATAGGTGTTGTCTTCCTTGGTGATGCATTCTATCTTGGAAG TCTTATTGGTGCTGTTGTGATTGTCATTGGGTTTTATTCTGTATTGTGGGGGAAATCCAAAGATATTGAAGCAAGAAGCTTGGAATCAAGAGGCAACCAAACCCTTCTTTTGAAGGACAACAGTAGTGAAGACATATGA
- the LOC101491888 gene encoding WAT1-related protein At3g28050-like isoform X3, whose protein sequence is MVKVTLPFVGMILAECAQTFLIILSKQVMAEGMTSFVFIFYSNSIAALILLPSSFFIHRFQRPPITFSTLSRFFILGLLGYLAQAFGYAGINYSSATLGTAMLNLVPGFTFILAILFGMEQLDWRSSSSLAKLLGTIVSISGAFVATLYKGVALLNGPSPANLSQHQVFSQDSNWILGGLFLAADCVMASAFTIVQASVLKKYPAELIVVFFYCFFVAILSAMTCLVVKSDIGAWSLEPNFRLLAVLYSGVIGSAFQVGVITWCLHQTGPVFVSMFKPIGIVISVVIGVVFLGDAFYLGRENEL, encoded by the exons ATGGTGAAGGTAACACTTCCCTTTGTTGGGATGATACTTGCAGAATGTGCTCAaacttttttaatcattttgagCAAACAAGTTATGGCGGAAGGAATGACAAGTTTCGTTTTCATTTTCTACTCAAATTCCATCGCTGCCCTCATTCTTCTTCCATCTTCATTCTTCATCCACAGATTTCAACGTCCTCCAATCACTTTTTCCACCCTTTCTCGATTCTTCATACTTGGATTACTCGG TTATTTGGCTCAGGCTTTTGGGTATGCTGGGATAAACTACAGCTCAGCAACACTTGGCACAGCCATGCTCAATCTTGTTCCTGGTTTTACCTTCATACTTGCCATTCTTTTTGG AATGGAACAATTAGATTGGAGAAGCTCAAGCAGCCTAGCTAAATTATTGGGAACGATAGTATCCATTTCCGGTGCTTTTGTTGCTACTTTATACAAGGGTGTTGCACTTCTGAACGGACCATCACCTGCAAACTTATCTCAGCATCAAGTTTTCTCGCAAGATTCTAATTGGATACTCGGAGGATTATTTCTTGCAGCTGATTGTGTGATGGCTTCAGCATTTACTATAGTACAG GCTTCTGTTCTTAAGAAATATCCAGCAGAGTTGATTGTTGTattcttttattgtttttttgtgGCCATTCTATCTGCTATGACCTGTTTGGTTGTCAAAAGCGACATTGGTGCTTGGAGCTTGGAACCCAATTTTAGATTGCTAGCGGTTTTATACTCG GGAGTCATTGGCTCTGCATTTCAGGTTGGTGTTATAACTTGGTGTTTGCACCAGACAGGACCTGTTTTTGTTTCCATGTTCAAGCCCATAGGAATTGTCATATCAGTGGTTATAGGTGTTGTCTTCCTTGGTGATGCATTCTATCTTGGAAG GGAAAATGAGCTTTGA